In a genomic window of Roseimicrobium gellanilyticum:
- a CDS encoding sugar phosphate isomerase/epimerase family protein — protein MNRRHFLSSAAAALGASALPAIEPINRKGKSRMMLGLAAYSFRDNMKWMKGKENTKLKAGGPAWDILDFIDYCADQGCPGAELTSYFFPPDCDEKYLLEVKRRAYLRGVNITGTAVGNTFTHPKGEARDKEIAYVKEWIEKSTIMGAPHIRVFAGTVQKGSTPEEAEKNCQECYDECLAFADKKGVFLGLENHGGIVAEPEPLIKMVRAAKSPWAGINFDSGNFHTEDPYGDMAKIAPYAVNVQLKMKVKPKDSKEGEPVDTARVLKILKDANYQGWFTLEYEEKEDPFVAVPRILADLKPQLA, from the coding sequence ATGAACCGCCGCCATTTCCTTTCCTCCGCTGCCGCCGCGCTCGGCGCATCCGCCCTGCCCGCCATTGAACCCATCAATCGCAAGGGGAAATCGCGCATGATGCTGGGCCTCGCCGCCTACTCCTTCCGCGACAACATGAAGTGGATGAAGGGCAAGGAGAACACCAAGCTCAAGGCAGGCGGCCCCGCCTGGGACATCCTCGACTTCATCGACTACTGCGCGGACCAAGGCTGCCCCGGGGCCGAGCTCACCAGCTACTTCTTCCCGCCAGACTGCGATGAGAAGTACCTCCTCGAGGTGAAACGCCGTGCCTACCTGCGCGGCGTGAACATCACCGGTACTGCGGTAGGCAACACCTTCACCCATCCCAAGGGCGAAGCCCGCGACAAGGAGATAGCCTACGTGAAGGAGTGGATCGAGAAGTCCACCATCATGGGCGCTCCCCACATCCGCGTCTTCGCGGGCACCGTCCAGAAGGGCAGCACCCCGGAAGAGGCCGAGAAGAACTGCCAGGAATGCTACGATGAATGCCTCGCCTTCGCCGACAAGAAGGGTGTCTTCCTCGGCCTGGAAAATCACGGCGGCATCGTCGCCGAACCTGAGCCCCTCATCAAAATGGTGAGGGCGGCCAAGAGCCCCTGGGCTGGCATCAACTTCGACAGCGGCAACTTCCACACCGAAGACCCCTACGGCGACATGGCCAAGATCGCGCCCTATGCGGTGAACGTGCAGCTCAAGATGAAGGTAAAGCCCAAGGACTCCAAAGAGGGCGAACCTGTCGATACCGCTCGCGTGCTGAAGATACTCAAGGACGCCAACTATCAGGGTTGGTTCACTTTGGAATACGAGGAAAAGGAAGACCCGTTTGTGGCCGTGCCACGTATCCTCGCTGACCTGAAGCCGCAGCTTGCCTGA